A window of Calliopsis andreniformis isolate RMS-2024a chromosome 3, iyCalAndr_principal, whole genome shotgun sequence contains these coding sequences:
- the LOC143188861 gene encoding uncharacterized protein LOC143188861 isoform X2, whose protein sequence is MQCGLCAVVAGLFRRAMCIAGSRRGSGESCYQELTTEAQVRQHSQVAAIETGLKAAEIAEHVKEAVETQERRTAEITVDSGEQNAVFVRISESAALPTSGVPATLTEVHDEPTTETAFRRLSEADRILLESLDIGHSRPRPTGRFLTMHKRRRKRLTTRSLTQEPGILDDIFHGLVQCVLQKAGNWRFNAFTLETVTGGRSLPVLCVHLFHWYGLLQHFNLDVVTVWKLFAFIEEGYHSTNPYHNSIHATDVTQAMHCFLQEEKIRTHLTNLEIMASLIAAVTHDLDHPGVNQPFLVATSNHLAALYQNTSVLENHHWRSAIGCLLESGVSDQLPASVRPELQRHISSLILATDITRQQEFLIRFKHYLDENRLEMKRAEDRHFILQIALKCADISNPCRPWDISTKWSYKVCEEFFRQGDYERRLNLPVTPLCDRHTTSIPKIQVGFFKFVVTPLYEEWHRFLGDGLSVSLMEHLRANQKKWEALILQETAEETETEISELEEAEDAVSSVDDPAADEDTASIDLLIPAAYVQSSRMQSLPGRVGLDRVGRRHSVPLSVSKPLTLLPRTSARRESLPTEQSNKTKNLLLKLEDQSLLEPSSLSLLSSKSSIQSTSPCANKTERPVSAESLLPETSIASITNSAEASRLSSVLQPDNQKGSQSKQLTRQQTFPPLQPYVRMRYLSATAEMSQCYSQILMEAESSSSSSCSVKDKSCSDGHCGTPPTNDPDSHMKGSGVKILKESHSVDVTSKRRGSVITELCRQKSDASSIIEHPRRHSVQTIRIEDTSLKNRLKRPASAQGSDSTQIFYASLTGVRDKETRIETVESKDSVSSKVNPEMEKSTCDDPRTTVISSCKSEQCSSMQVAKAKCADSELRRYSTPVPETKTIIDTGGRRFTTIPVSSELTTHKVFFIGSPPDSPPLIQSISSSSDSGSEPRKGSSDSNNETVSTGSKRDSDPVKEKSSKIAKLSLDVQMKENVDPRAVEDPKGISLSRKGSQSWARRRGSAPVGLLSRLDDITAPPITSRIDHTSRRGSVPTDIIRHQGGGFNRLALGLREGNVSTPRRASLPQETALGNLLGNILSLTNERENHPINNNNNNNNTGSSNNNGITRIIDSTGPGMPSPRRGSVPADISELRRDMFNRSSVNGKPRNRKKVLRRRSSGGPEMFSGGSTDGNDNGTWLKWKRELGKRDSIPEPLIKRRGSLPIEMVAISHAGRYNHR, encoded by the exons AAAGCGCAGCGCTACCAACGTCAGGTGTGCCAGCGACGTTAACCGAGGTCCACGATGAACCGACAACGGAAACAGCGTTCAGGCGTTTGTCGGAGGCGGACCGAATCCTCCTGGAGAGTTTGGATATCGGTCATTCCAGGCCCAGGCCCACCGGTCGATTCCTGACAATGCACAAGAGACGCCGTAAGAGGCTTACTACGAGATCCTTAACTCAGGAGCCGGGTATCCTGGACGACATTTTCCATGGCCTGGTTCAG TGCGTGTTGCAAAAGGCCGGAAACTGGCGGTTTAATGCGTTCACGCTCGAAACTGTGACAGGAG GTCGTTCGCTGCCAGTATTATGCGTCCACCTTTTCCATTGGTACGGGCTCCTGCAACATTTCAACTTGGACGTGGTCACGGTGTGGAAGCTGTTCG CGTTCATCGAGGAGGGTTATCACAGTACAAATCCTTACCACAACAGTATACACGCGACGGATGTGACTCAGGCGATGCACTGCTTCCTCCAAGAGGAAAAA ATTAGGACGCACTTAACCAACTTAGAAATTATGGCTTCGCTGATAGCCGCGGTGACGCACGATCTGGATCATCCAGGCGTCAATCAGCCGTTCCTCGTCGCCACAAGCAATCATTTAGCTGCTCTCTACCAA AACACGTCGGTTCTTGAGAACCATCACTGGAGGTCGGCGATAGGGTGTCTCTTGGAGAGCGGCGTCTCAGATCAACTTCCGGCCAGCGTGAGGCCGGAACTTCAAAGACACATCAGCTCGCTGATTCTGGCGACAGATATAACGCGACAGCAAGAGTTTCTTATCCGGTTTAAG CACTACTTGGATGAGAACCGTCTGGAGATGAAGCGCGCGGAGGATCGGCATTTCATTCTGCAGATAGCGTTGAAGTGCGCGGACATATCGAACCCGTGTCGCCCTTGGGACATCTCGACGAAATGGTCGTACAAAGTATGCGAGGAATTCTTTCGGCAAGGTGATTACGAGCGTCGTCTGAACCTCCCAGTGACGCCATTATGCGATCGGCATACCACTAGCATACCAAAGATACAAGTTGGATTCTTCAAATTCGTCGTGACACCGCTGTACGAGGAGTGGCACCGTTTCCTCGGCGACGGACTCAGCGTGTCTCTGATGGAGCATCTGCGTGCCAACCAGAAGAAATGGGAAGCCTTGATCCTGCAAGAGACAGCTGAGGAGACAGAAACTGAGATCTCGGAGCTGGAGGAAGCGGAAGACGCAGTCAGCTCAGTGGACGACCCAGCAGCTGACGAAGACACAGCAAGCATAGACCTACTGATACCAGCAGCCTACGTCCAGTCCTCTCGAATGCAGAGCCTCCCAGGGCGAGTTGGTCTCGATCGCGTCGGGAGACGCCATTCCGTGCCACTGAGCGTTTCGAAGCCACTAACGCTGCTTCCTCGCACCTCTGCGAGGAGAGAAAGCTTGCCCACCGAGCAGAGCAACAAGACAAAGAATCTTCTTCTCAAACTGGAAGACCAAAGCCTTCTCGAACCCAGCTCGCTGTCTCTGCTCTCCTCCAAGAGCAGCATACAATCCACATCCCCCTGCGCTAACAAAACCGAGAGACCAGTCAGCGCAGAGAGTCTCCTGCCTGAAACGAGCATAGCCAGCATCACAAACAGCGCCGAGGCGTCTAGACTAAGCTCTGTCTTGCAGCCAGATAATCAGAAAGGCTCGCAATCGAAGCAACTAACAAGGCAGCAGACTTTCCCTCCTCTCCAACCGTATGTCAGAATGAGATACTTGTCTGCCACTGCAGAGATGTCACAGTGTTACTCTCAGATCTTGATGGAAGCTGAAAGCTCGAGTTCTTCTTCTTGCTCGGTGAAGGACAAGTCCTGCTCGGATGGCCACTGTGGTACACCTCCAACGAACGACCCAGACTCGCATATGAAAGGCAGTGGCGTGAAGATATTGAAGGAGTCGCATTCGGTGGACGTGACAAGCAAAAGACGAGGCTCGGTTATTACTGAGCTGTGCAGACAGAAGAGCGATGCTTCTTCGATTATCGAGCATCCGCGACGCCATTCGGTGCAGACTATTCGTATAGAAGACACGAGTCTTAAGAACAGGCTCAAGCGACCTGCCTCTGCTCAAGGATCAGACTCCACGCAGATATTCTACGCGTCGTTGACTGGTGTACGCGACAAGGAGACTCGTATAGAAACTGTGGAGTCCAAGGATAGCGTGTCTTCGAAGGTGAATCCAGAGATGgagaagtcgacgtgtgacgatcCACGGACTACAGTAATATCCTCTTGTAAATCGGAGCAGTGTAGTTCTATGCAGGTCGCGAAAGCAAAGTGCGCCGATTCTGAATTACGAAGATACTCAACTCCTGTGCCAGAAACTAAGACAATAATCGATACCGGTGGTAGACGATTTACCACGATACCAGTGTCTTCGGAACTTACCACGCATAAAGTGTTTTTCATTGGTAGCCCGCCAGACTCGCCGCCACTCATCCAAAGCATATCTTCGTCGAGCGACAGTGGTAGTGAGCCGAGGAAAGGTAGTAGTGATTCGAATAACGAAACTGTTTCTACTGGTAGTAAACGGGACTCTGATCCTGTAAAGGAGAAGAGTTCGAAGATTGCCAAATTGAGCCTCGACGTGCAGATGAAGGAGAATGTGGATCCACGGGCGGTGGAGGATCCGAAAGGGATTAGTTTGAGTCGAAAAGGAAGTCAG tcATGGGCTAGGAGACGTGGATCTGCTCCAGTTGGTCTGTTGTCAAGATTAGATGACATCACGGCACCGCCTATTACGTCTAGAATCGACCATACTTCTAGGCGTGGGTCTGTACCAACTGACATTATTAGGCACCAAG GCGGAGGCTTCAATCGATTAGCTTTAGGACTCCGAGAGGGTAACGTTTCGACACCTAGAAGAGCAAGTCTTCCACAAGAAACTGCTCTTGGGAATCTTCTTGGCAATATTTTATCTTTAACCA ATGAACGAGAGAACCATCcaataaataataacaataacaataacaataccgGAAGTAGCAACAATAAcggaataacaagaataattgatagTACCGGACCTGGCATGCCGTCTCCGCGGCGAGGTTCAGTGCCAGCAGACATATCTGAATTACGCCGCGATATGTTCAATAGGAGTAGCGTAAATGGTAAGCCTCGTAATCGGAAAAAGGTTTTGAGGAGGAGAAGTTCTGGAGGACCAGAAATGTTTTCTGGAGGATCCACAGATGGAAACGATAATGGGACATGGCTTAAATGGAAGAGGGAACTAGGAAAAAGGGACTCGATTCCTGAACCGCTCATCAAGCGAAGAGGTTCCCTACCCATAGAGATGGTGGCCATATCTCATGCTGGTCGGTACAATCATAGATAA